The Leadbettera azotonutricia ZAS-9 genome has a window encoding:
- a CDS encoding GGDEF domain-containing response regulator: protein MESSKKYSVLIVDDEKSDLMLLNRVLSPEYTVFTAKSGTEALSRTERDKPDLILLDIIMPDISGFDVLVQLKEAPATRNIPVIIITGLTSEDDEEKGLFLGAVDYIAKPFKNAIVRARVSTHLQILHHIRTIEHLGLIDPLTDIPNRRSFDDRMAMEWRRAIREKLPISFLMMDVDKFKTYNDTYGHPQGDVLLQTLARIFAGAARRPSDLAARLGGEEFGVLLSNTSAENAKAIAERIRAEVEAMRVPTVDGKTITTATISIGATTCFPADGDNSKDFISKADENLYSAKTNGRNRVVGD, encoded by the coding sequence ATGGAATCCAGCAAGAAGTACAGCGTGTTGATTGTGGACGATGAAAAGTCGGATCTGATGCTGCTCAACCGGGTTTTGTCGCCGGAGTATACGGTTTTCACGGCGAAATCCGGCACAGAGGCCCTGAGCCGCACGGAGCGTGACAAGCCTGATCTCATCCTGCTGGATATTATAATGCCCGACATAAGCGGCTTTGATGTGCTTGTGCAGCTTAAAGAGGCCCCTGCTACCCGCAATATCCCTGTCATCATTATTACCGGGCTGACCAGCGAGGATGACGAGGAAAAGGGCTTGTTTTTGGGCGCGGTGGATTATATCGCCAAGCCTTTTAAAAACGCCATTGTCCGGGCCAGGGTGAGCACGCACCTGCAAATCCTCCACCATATTCGTACCATTGAACATCTGGGGCTCATTGACCCCCTGACAGACATCCCCAACCGGCGGAGTTTTGACGACCGCATGGCCATGGAATGGCGCAGGGCCATACGGGAAAAGCTGCCCATCTCCTTTTTAATGATGGATGTGGATAAATTCAAAACCTATAACGATACCTATGGGCATCCCCAGGGGGATGTTTTATTGCAGACCCTTGCCCGCATATTCGCGGGGGCTGCCCGCCGCCCCTCGGATTTGGCTGCCCGTCTGGGGGGCGAAGAATTCGGCGTGCTGCTGTCAAACACCAGCGCGGAAAACGCCAAAGCCATTGCGGAAAGAATTCGCGCGGAGGTGGAGGCTATGCGTGTACCTACAGTAGATGGCAAAACCATTACCACTGCCACCATTAGTATTGGGGCAACTACCTGTTTCCCCGCGGACGGCGATAATTCCAAAGATTTTATCTCCAAGGCTGACGAGAATTTATACAGCGCCAAGACCAACGGGCGGAACCGGGTTGTTGGTGATTGA
- a CDS encoding peptidylprolyl isomerase translates to MEWRASHILVKDRSRAEDILKKIKQGGSFESLAREFSTCPSKSSGGDLGWFGPGKMVAPFESAVKRLSPGSVGDVVQTQFGYHIIKCTGRKD, encoded by the coding sequence ATGGAATGGCGGGCCAGTCACATTTTGGTAAAAGATCGCTCCCGGGCGGAGGATATTTTAAAAAAAATCAAGCAGGGGGGCTCCTTTGAGTCCCTGGCAAGGGAATTTTCAACCTGTCCCTCAAAGTCGTCCGGCGGCGACCTGGGCTGGTTTGGGCCCGGCAAGATGGTAGCCCCCTTTGAATCGGCAGTGAAACGCCTTTCGCCGGGTTCTGTGGGGGATGTGGTGCAGACACAGTTCGGCTACCATATCATTAAGTGCACCGGCCGCAAAGATTAA
- the lipA gene encoding lipoyl synthase, which produces MAELRKPDWIRVRLPAGDTWRSVRQSLEKHRLRTVCDEAQCPNKGECWGQGTATFMIMGEDCTRSCRFCAVKTAKEGNPLRPDEGEALAASAKELSLKYLVLTSVDRDDLADRGSGHFVSCIKTIKEEIPGIKIEVLIPDYNEAELAAIALFPPDVLAHNVETVRSLQHIRDVRAGFDKSLETLKAAKRLGFSLTKSSLLMGLGEKPEEVFSAMDELREAGVDILVMGQYLRPSPKQIPVIEYVSPEQFALYAEEALKRGFKSVVSSPLARTSYHAREAHES; this is translated from the coding sequence ATGGCCGAATTACGCAAACCTGACTGGATACGGGTGCGCCTGCCTGCTGGGGATACCTGGCGCTCGGTGCGGCAAAGCCTGGAAAAGCATCGCCTCCGCACAGTCTGCGACGAGGCTCAATGCCCCAATAAGGGGGAGTGCTGGGGCCAGGGTACTGCCACCTTTATGATCATGGGTGAGGACTGCACCCGGTCCTGCCGTTTCTGCGCGGTAAAGACGGCAAAAGAAGGGAATCCTCTCAGGCCCGATGAAGGAGAGGCCCTTGCCGCATCAGCAAAAGAATTAAGCCTCAAATACCTGGTGCTTACTTCTGTGGATAGGGACGATTTGGCCGACCGGGGCTCGGGGCATTTCGTCTCCTGCATTAAAACAATTAAAGAAGAAATCCCCGGCATTAAAATAGAGGTCCTCATCCCCGATTATAACGAGGCTGAACTCGCCGCTATTGCCCTGTTTCCTCCGGATGTGCTGGCCCATAATGTGGAGACTGTGCGTTCCCTTCAGCACATCAGGGATGTCAGGGCCGGTTTTGACAAAAGCCTTGAAACCCTGAAGGCAGCTAAACGTTTAGGTTTTAGCCTTACCAAGTCAAGCCTGCTTATGGGGCTTGGTGAAAAACCTGAAGAGGTTTTTTCCGCCATGGACGAATTGCGGGAAGCCGGGGTGGATATTCTGGTCATGGGCCAATACTTGAGGCCATCTCCCAAACAGATACCGGTAATTGAGTATGTTAGCCCTGAGCAGTTTGCCCTTTATGCTGAAGAAGCCCTGAAACGCGGGTTTAAATCGGTGGTTTCTTCTCCCCTTGCACGGACAAGTTACCATGCCAGGGAAGCTCATGAAAGTTGA
- a CDS encoding lipoate--protein ligase family protein → MAEHVFPWRLLRSNYHNAFYNMGLDEALLESVSQGNSLPVLRLYGWEPSAVSLGYFQGFEEEVDAEACARLGVDIVRRISGGGAVFHDKEITYSLILPLDHPLAGNSILESYKKLCGGIVAGLGLLGIEAAFVPINDILAGGRKVSGNAQTRRQGCVLQHGTILLDMDGERMFSLLKVPQEKMKGKLIQDVKARVTGLYALLEREISFNEAAGALAGGFKKSLNLEYASAEDVPTCEEEQRALSLAEEKFASPEWLRRR, encoded by the coding sequence ATGGCTGAACATGTTTTTCCCTGGCGGCTGCTCCGGTCGAATTACCATAATGCCTTTTACAATATGGGGCTGGACGAAGCGCTTTTGGAATCTGTCTCCCAGGGGAATTCCCTTCCGGTACTCAGATTGTACGGCTGGGAGCCTTCCGCAGTTTCTCTGGGCTATTTTCAGGGTTTTGAAGAGGAAGTGGATGCCGAAGCCTGCGCGCGCCTTGGCGTTGATATTGTCAGGCGTATTTCCGGGGGCGGCGCAGTGTTCCACGACAAGGAAATTACCTATAGTCTCATCCTGCCTCTGGATCATCCCCTGGCAGGGAATTCAATTTTGGAATCCTATAAGAAGCTTTGCGGGGGCATAGTCGCTGGTCTCGGCCTTTTGGGGATAGAGGCAGCTTTTGTCCCCATTAATGATATACTTGCAGGAGGCCGTAAGGTTTCGGGCAATGCCCAGACCAGGCGGCAGGGATGCGTGCTCCAGCATGGGACAATACTTCTGGATATGGATGGGGAGCGCATGTTCTCCCTCCTCAAGGTTCCCCAGGAGAAGATGAAAGGCAAGCTCATCCAGGATGTCAAAGCCAGGGTCACGGGCCTTTATGCCCTTTTGGAGAGGGAAATTTCTTTTAATGAAGCCGCCGGGGCCCTGGCCGGGGGGTTCAAAAAAAGCCTTAATCTGGAATACGCTTCTGCTGAAGATGTCCCTACCTGTGAAGAGGAACAGAGGGCATTGAGCCTGGCAGAAGAAAAATTCGCCTCCCCCGAGTGGCTGCGCCGCCGCTGA
- a CDS encoding ATP-binding protein, whose amino-acid sequence MADEYKPSSARMAELLKGEKYLRLLLESSPEIILLLDENGRIAYCTDALLRLAGISGFAEISGKPFQHLYRMFGDEEFVRQAVLRFEKVKVGHKTVAKDISIDFSGKGENRMYTVQTAPMLDENGSFDGVLAMYYDTTDLRNAEADLRTHILLDATPLASTFWDDTGNMLDCNEEALRMFGVSNKSEYLNHLLDLSPEYQPDGSLSRVKMAAQDKEVMESGYLRTEWMHRTLSGEPLPVEVTLVRVPWKDSYGLATYCRDLRKIKATEQKVRDADERSRELEIQTRAAQVASKAKSQFLASMSHEIRTPMNAIIGMSDLMPTENLDKTQIGYLDDIKKMSRALLHIINDILDFSKIEAGKMELVPVHYNLMELYDNICSMGRFLAESKELEFRCSFDPDVPHVIFGDDTRLRQIITNLVNNAIKYTRKGFVEFQVQLTAKGGSNRLAFLVRDSGIGIKEENFSRLFKSFEQVDMEKNRGIVGTGLGLSITRNLVSLMEGEITVESEYGKGSVFTVLLPFVEGDSGKIENPGIAAFSIEAKGARVLVVDDNKINLKVAVAYLTRHNIQADTAAGGAAAIEMLMAQPYDLVFMDHMMPDMDGVEASRLIRAMGGFFATLPIIALSANAVAGARAFFIDAGMNDFISKPIDPGALNAMLLKWLPPEKVSVTEKPVEKKIEAQNDAVLDIKAGLHYAEDESVYCQLLADFKAGHDKDDEKIAALLEAGDFASAHRVAHTLKSTAAFIGAERLRKTAAAVEAELAEGSHKRAAVLLDALRTEFSALRAELRAHESDCPPPVPEREAGKLNKLAALDLAERLAPLLEAGNAGSLGLIGEIKETLAPLGPQAFRLAEQMEDFSFADALDTLDSLKQAVLSRGEI is encoded by the coding sequence GTGGCGGACGAGTATAAACCCAGCTCTGCAAGAATGGCGGAACTGCTTAAGGGCGAAAAATACCTGCGGCTGCTGCTCGAAAGCAGCCCTGAAATTATACTTCTGCTGGATGAGAATGGCCGTATTGCCTACTGTACTGACGCGTTGTTGCGTCTGGCAGGTATCTCCGGTTTTGCGGAAATCAGCGGCAAGCCCTTTCAGCATCTGTACAGGATGTTTGGGGACGAGGAATTTGTCCGGCAGGCTGTCCTCCGCTTTGAGAAGGTCAAGGTTGGGCACAAAACCGTGGCGAAGGATATCAGCATCGACTTTTCCGGCAAGGGCGAAAACCGTATGTACACAGTGCAGACCGCTCCCATGCTGGATGAAAATGGCAGCTTTGACGGCGTGTTGGCCATGTACTACGATACCACGGATTTGCGCAATGCTGAGGCTGATCTGCGCACCCATATACTCCTGGACGCAACGCCCCTTGCCAGCACTTTTTGGGATGATACCGGAAATATGCTGGACTGCAACGAAGAAGCCCTGCGCATGTTCGGTGTCTCAAATAAATCTGAATATTTAAACCATTTGCTGGATTTAAGCCCTGAATATCAGCCCGATGGTTCCCTGAGCCGGGTGAAAATGGCTGCCCAGGACAAAGAAGTCATGGAAAGCGGCTATCTGCGGACGGAGTGGATGCACCGTACCCTCTCCGGCGAACCCCTCCCGGTGGAGGTGACACTGGTACGGGTGCCCTGGAAAGACAGCTACGGCCTTGCTACCTATTGCCGGGATTTGCGGAAAATCAAAGCCACAGAGCAAAAGGTCAGGGATGCGGACGAGCGGAGCCGGGAGTTGGAAATCCAGACCCGGGCTGCCCAGGTGGCTTCCAAGGCAAAGAGCCAATTTCTCGCTTCCATGAGCCACGAGATACGCACACCCATGAACGCCATCATCGGCATGAGCGATTTAATGCCGACAGAAAACCTTGACAAGACCCAGATTGGCTATCTGGACGACATAAAAAAAATGTCCCGGGCCCTGCTGCATATCATCAATGACATTCTGGATTTTTCAAAAATCGAAGCAGGAAAAATGGAGCTTGTCCCGGTGCATTACAACCTTATGGAACTGTACGACAATATCTGCTCCATGGGCCGTTTTTTGGCAGAGAGCAAGGAATTGGAATTCCGCTGTTCATTTGACCCGGATGTGCCCCATGTGATTTTCGGTGATGATACCCGGCTCAGGCAGATAATTACCAATCTTGTAAATAATGCCATTAAATATACCCGCAAAGGTTTTGTGGAGTTTCAGGTGCAATTGACCGCCAAGGGCGGCAGCAACCGCCTGGCCTTTCTTGTGCGGGATTCGGGCATAGGCATCAAGGAGGAGAATTTTTCCAGGCTGTTCAAGTCTTTCGAGCAGGTGGACATGGAGAAGAACCGGGGCATCGTCGGCACAGGGCTGGGGCTTTCCATCACCCGTAACCTGGTGTCCCTGATGGAGGGGGAAATCACTGTGGAGAGCGAATATGGGAAAGGCTCCGTGTTCACCGTGCTGCTTCCCTTTGTGGAAGGGGACTCCGGGAAAATTGAAAACCCAGGGATCGCTGCTTTTTCCATTGAGGCGAAAGGCGCCCGGGTGCTGGTTGTGGATGACAACAAAATCAACCTCAAAGTCGCAGTGGCTTATCTTACCCGGCATAACATCCAGGCAGATACGGCCGCGGGCGGAGCGGCAGCCATAGAAATGCTCATGGCCCAGCCCTACGATCTTGTGTTCATGGATCACATGATGCCGGATATGGACGGCGTGGAAGCGTCTCGCCTCATCCGCGCCATGGGCGGGTTTTTTGCAACCCTGCCGATTATTGCGCTAAGCGCCAATGCCGTTGCAGGGGCCCGTGCTTTTTTTATTGACGCAGGCATGAACGACTTCATCTCCAAGCCCATTGATCCTGGGGCCCTCAACGCTATGCTGCTCAAATGGCTGCCGCCGGAAAAAGTAAGTGTTACGGAAAAGCCTGTGGAGAAGAAAATCGAGGCTCAAAACGATGCAGTGCTGGACATAAAGGCAGGGCTTCACTATGCTGAAGATGAATCTGTTTACTGCCAGCTCCTGGCGGATTTTAAGGCAGGCCATGACAAGGACGATGAAAAAATCGCAGCTTTGCTTGAAGCCGGGGACTTTGCGTCAGCCCATCGGGTGGCGCACACCCTGAAAAGCACAGCGGCTTTTATCGGAGCTGAACGGCTTCGGAAAACCGCTGCCGCTGTGGAGGCGGAACTTGCAGAGGGGAGCCACAAACGGGCTGCCGTGCTTTTGGATGCGCTGCGAACGGAATTTTCTGCCTTGCGGGCGGAGCTGCGAGCCCATGAATCGGATTGCCCGCCGCCGGTCCCGGAGCGGGAAGCGGGGAAACTGAACAAGCTGGCTGCCCTTGATTTGGCGGAACGCCTTGCGCCGCTTTTGGAGGCGGGAAATGCCGGCAGCCTTGGCCTGATTGGGGAAATCAAGGAAACCCTTGCGCCCCTGGGACCGCAAGCCTTCCGGCTTGCAGAGCAAATGGAGGATTTCTCCTTTGCCGATGCACTGGATACCCTGGACAGCCTCAAACAAGCTGTGCTGAGCCGGGGCGAGATATAA
- a CDS encoding DUF4105 domain-containing protein, translated as MIDNCRPIVPFLLLSLILLASPAFAQDNPGSEKTPGDSLVIKFAVMGPGDELYFWWGHIGIIIEDYKTNRSRFYDWGVFSFENTNFYSNFAMGRLIYACAASSPSWNLQNYIENNRDITIYTLDLPADKKEQVREFAEWSILPENKDYFYHHFKDNCATRVRDIFDMATDGAFKARYGDAPGRYTLRQHVRRHTWFNPFFDWFLNFLMGRNIDQPMTIWEEMFLPAEIGAHAAEFSYTGSDGIERKFVSSVEKLNTAVGRPAVLDVPRLQWPRELVFGCVLALVLGVLLFFKNRENQVASIIWTGLQGALGLFFGISGLVLFFMTFFTNHDYTFHNLNVLYINPLLIAAVVFGVLCIKASDDLEKHKWNIAIKAVWSYVFVFGIVVLLLRLIPGLRQMNLVTLAMVLPFAAVLSFLPDLLVHIRREYLWRWLN; from the coding sequence GTGATTGATAATTGCAGGCCCATTGTGCCTTTTCTCTTGTTGTCTCTTATCCTCCTGGCAAGCCCTGCCTTTGCCCAGGATAATCCGGGCAGTGAAAAAACCCCTGGCGATTCCCTGGTGATAAAGTTTGCTGTCATGGGTCCGGGGGATGAACTTTACTTTTGGTGGGGCCACATAGGCATCATCATAGAAGATTATAAGACCAACCGGTCGCGCTTTTACGACTGGGGGGTATTCTCCTTTGAGAACACCAACTTCTATTCCAATTTCGCCATGGGCCGCCTTATCTATGCCTGCGCTGCTTCTTCGCCAAGCTGGAATTTGCAGAACTATATAGAGAACAACAGGGATATTACTATCTATACCCTGGATCTTCCAGCGGATAAAAAAGAGCAAGTCCGCGAATTTGCCGAGTGGAGCATACTCCCGGAAAACAAGGATTATTTCTACCACCACTTTAAGGATAACTGCGCAACCCGGGTGCGGGATATTTTTGACATGGCTACTGACGGCGCTTTCAAAGCCCGTTATGGCGATGCACCGGGGCGTTACACATTGCGCCAGCACGTGAGGCGTCATACCTGGTTTAATCCTTTCTTTGACTGGTTCCTTAATTTTTTGATGGGCAGGAATATAGACCAGCCCATGACCATTTGGGAAGAAATGTTCCTACCTGCCGAGATTGGGGCGCATGCAGCGGAATTTTCCTACACCGGCTCTGACGGCATAGAGCGCAAATTTGTCAGCTCCGTAGAGAAGCTCAATACCGCCGTGGGCCGCCCCGCAGTGCTGGATGTGCCCAGGCTTCAATGGCCCCGGGAACTTGTTTTCGGCTGTGTCCTGGCCCTTGTCCTGGGGGTTCTCCTCTTTTTCAAAAACCGGGAGAATCAGGTTGCGTCAATAATCTGGACTGGCCTGCAGGGAGCATTGGGACTCTTTTTTGGCATTTCAGGGCTGGTGCTTTTTTTTATGACCTTCTTCACCAATCATGATTATACCTTTCACAACCTCAACGTCCTTTATATCAACCCCTTGCTCATTGCGGCTGTGGTCTTTGGGGTGCTATGCATTAAGGCGTCTGACGATCTGGAAAAGCACAAGTGGAATATAGCGATCAAGGCGGTTTGGTCCTATGTTTTTGTTTTTGGGATTGTCGTCTTATTGCTCAGGCTTATACCCGGCCTCCGCCAGATGAACCTTGTTACCCTGGCCATGGTTCTGCCCTTTGCAGCGGTCCTTAGTTTCCTGCCTGACCTCCTGGTGCATATACGCAGGGAATACCTCTGGCGCTGGCTCAACTAA
- the manA gene encoding mannose-6-phosphate isomerase, class I: MPKNDLRIEILGTSISISADEEQDYLDRLLDTYTKAIEATGKSTGLKDPLKIAILTGFLLCDEAEKARHISSFEIESHEIETLALNLISRLDHALGEEGQTAVNKPIEVPSTDEAPAAAPPVNARPGILKLKNAVKYYEWGSPKWIPELLGQRNISRAPWAELWMGVHPEGPSCIADGDQEAASPLLSQIISGDPVNTLGEEGAKDFGALPFLFKILAAGKPLSIQVHPNMDQAKDGFDRENFEGIDLKAPNRNYKDPNHKPEIICALTPFTAMCGFRSSDEIKKLLDIFSRGAPQSLKTGLNSLIASLIAMDGENPLKSFLSSLFDMGPGTRQELSAYAKSQKLDQEYPEYADEWKFISWFAELYPNDPAVIAPLYLNLIDLKPGEAVYLPAGVLHAYIYGLGVELMANSDNVLRGGLTPKHIDIKELFRVLKFSPFKPVILKPAGTDAGNTPAFFRFPTPAREFALGCYKNSNSANSEITYNEKGPSIIIVTDGELHIADNVKRNTVILNKGESAFIPASSALRGLSFSGNYTAYAAGIGEKEEPGEG; this comes from the coding sequence ATGCCGAAAAACGATCTGCGCATCGAAATCCTGGGAACCTCCATTTCCATATCTGCGGATGAAGAACAGGATTATCTTGACAGGCTTCTTGATACCTATACCAAAGCGATTGAAGCTACCGGGAAATCCACCGGCCTTAAAGACCCCCTAAAAATCGCCATACTCACAGGCTTTCTTCTTTGCGACGAAGCTGAGAAAGCGCGCCATATCAGTTCCTTTGAAATTGAAAGCCATGAGATTGAAACCCTGGCCCTCAACCTGATTTCGCGGCTGGATCATGCGCTGGGGGAAGAAGGGCAGACTGCTGTCAATAAACCTATAGAGGTTCCGTCAACTGATGAAGCGCCGGCTGCCGCCCCCCCTGTTAATGCAAGACCCGGCATCCTCAAACTGAAAAACGCGGTAAAATATTATGAATGGGGTTCGCCCAAATGGATACCGGAACTTTTGGGGCAGCGGAATATCTCCCGTGCGCCCTGGGCTGAACTCTGGATGGGTGTGCACCCCGAGGGGCCGTCCTGTATTGCTGACGGGGATCAGGAGGCAGCTTCCCCCCTGCTCTCTCAAATTATTTCCGGCGATCCTGTCAATACTCTCGGGGAAGAAGGGGCAAAAGATTTCGGAGCCCTCCCCTTCCTCTTTAAAATTCTCGCAGCAGGGAAACCCCTTTCCATACAGGTCCACCCCAACATGGATCAGGCCAAAGACGGCTTTGACAGGGAAAACTTTGAAGGCATCGATCTCAAGGCGCCGAACCGCAATTATAAAGATCCCAACCACAAGCCCGAGATCATCTGTGCCCTGACCCCCTTTACCGCCATGTGCGGCTTCAGGAGCAGCGACGAAATCAAAAAACTTTTGGATATTTTTTCTAGGGGCGCCCCTCAAAGCCTAAAAACAGGGCTCAATTCCCTTATTGCATCGCTGATAGCCATGGACGGGGAGAACCCCCTCAAGAGCTTTCTCTCGAGCCTTTTTGACATGGGCCCCGGAACCAGACAGGAACTGAGTGCCTATGCAAAGAGCCAGAAACTGGATCAGGAATACCCGGAATATGCTGATGAATGGAAATTTATTTCATGGTTTGCCGAGCTTTACCCCAATGATCCGGCGGTAATAGCCCCCCTCTACCTGAACCTCATAGATCTCAAGCCAGGCGAGGCTGTTTACCTGCCTGCGGGCGTCCTCCATGCCTATATTTACGGCCTGGGGGTAGAACTCATGGCGAATTCGGACAACGTGCTCCGGGGGGGGCTCACGCCCAAGCACATCGACATCAAGGAACTTTTCAGGGTCCTTAAATTCTCCCCCTTTAAGCCCGTGATTCTTAAACCTGCCGGAACCGATGCCGGCAATACCCCGGCTTTTTTTAGGTTCCCCACCCCGGCAAGGGAATTTGCCCTTGGCTGTTACAAAAACAGCAATAGCGCCAACAGTGAAATTACCTATAATGAAAAAGGCCCGTCAATTATCATTGTTACTGACGGTGAGCTTCATATTGCGGACAACGTTAAGCGTAATACTGTCATTTTAAACAAGGGCGAATCCGCCTTTATACCCGCAAGTTCCGCCCTCCGGGGCCTGAGCTTCTCGGGCAATTACACAGCTTACGCGGCGGGCATCGGCGAAAAAGAAGAACCCGGAGAAGGCTGA
- a CDS encoding lipoate protein ligase C-terminal domain-containing protein, producing the protein MKVEALGKPPGCKLIRISAEVSGGLINSIEIRGDFFASPEESFEEVEKALSGTAVHDLAPAFDTLLTEKGIESFGVSGRGLAEVLSQALAAKESSPEAQDEKNG; encoded by the coding sequence ATGAAAGTTGAAGCCCTGGGCAAACCTCCAGGCTGCAAGCTTATCAGAATAAGCGCCGAAGTTTCCGGCGGGCTTATCAATTCCATAGAGATACGGGGTGATTTTTTTGCCAGCCCCGAAGAATCTTTTGAAGAAGTTGAAAAGGCTTTATCCGGAACAGCGGTACACGATCTTGCCCCTGCATTTGATACCCTCCTCACTGAAAAAGGCATAGAAAGTTTTGGTGTTTCAGGCAGGGGCCTCGCGGAAGTGCTGTCTCAGGCGCTGGCGGCAAAAGAAAGCTCCCCTGAAGCTCAGGATGAAAAAAATGGCTGA
- a CDS encoding DUF188 domain-containing protein, whose translation MKILVDADSCPAQARALILRSSAKRNIQAIFAANRLIPGIALADGDSSPLAVMELCPPGEGSADNRIVELAAAGDLAVTRDVPLAERLVEKGISVLDDRGRIYTAENIRELRSLRDFMVDLARSGLGMERSPAYGKRELKAFADSFDKELTRLNKA comes from the coding sequence ATGAAAATTCTGGTGGACGCGGATTCTTGCCCCGCCCAGGCGAGGGCCCTGATCCTCCGTTCATCGGCAAAAAGAAACATCCAGGCAATATTCGCCGCGAACCGCCTGATACCGGGCATAGCCCTTGCAGACGGAGACTCAAGCCCCTTGGCTGTAATGGAACTCTGCCCCCCAGGGGAAGGTTCTGCCGACAACCGCATTGTAGAGCTTGCCGCTGCAGGCGATCTCGCTGTTACCCGGGATGTACCCCTTGCGGAACGGCTTGTGGAAAAGGGGATAAGCGTCCTCGACGACAGGGGGCGTATTTACACTGCCGAAAATATCCGCGAGCTCCGTTCCTTAAGGGATTTTATGGTGGATCTCGCGCGAAGCGGCCTCGGGATGGAACGCTCCCCCGCCTATGGCAAAAGGGAACTCAAGGCTTTTGCCGACAGCTTTGACAAGGAGCTTACGAGGCTGAATAAAGCCTGA
- a CDS encoding HD domain-containing phosphohydrolase, which translates to MAAKETDFKSIIELDSELNRIQDFDLLLERILFEARKVVHADAGTIYVREVVEEGGQTVERLAFKYSHNETLQKKLPAGQKPVSSFFTVPINDKTISGYCAFTRKMVNVSDAYNLPAGVPYSFGSSFDQKIGYKTTSILAVPLVTAEGRLLGVIQILNSKDKHGNTIPFSVSDEFVISHFAANATTALERANMTRAMILRMIRMAELRDPKETGTHVSRVAGYAVEIYDRWAFHRGVSVTERERFRDTFKIASMLHDVGKVAISDVILKKPGRFTPEEYLVMQHHTIYGAGLFDDPLSAMDNIACDIALTHHENWDGTGYPGWVDPNSGKILKTGPDGKALGRKGEEIPLTGRIVAIADVFDALCSRRVYKEPWSEEQVLTELRNLAGTKFDPELMDIFFEILPSIKQIQSLYPETKE; encoded by the coding sequence ATGGCAGCCAAAGAAACGGATTTTAAATCCATAATTGAGCTTGATTCGGAATTGAACCGGATTCAGGATTTTGACCTCCTTCTCGAAAGGATACTTTTTGAAGCCAGAAAGGTAGTCCATGCGGACGCCGGTACTATTTATGTGCGGGAAGTGGTGGAAGAGGGAGGCCAGACAGTTGAAAGACTGGCGTTTAAATATTCCCACAATGAAACCCTGCAGAAGAAACTTCCCGCCGGGCAAAAGCCTGTCTCTTCGTTTTTTACGGTTCCCATAAACGATAAGACCATTTCAGGCTACTGCGCTTTTACCCGCAAGATGGTGAATGTCAGCGATGCCTATAATCTTCCCGCCGGGGTTCCCTATTCCTTTGGCAGTTCCTTTGATCAGAAAATCGGATACAAAACCACTTCCATCCTGGCCGTCCCCCTGGTTACCGCCGAAGGCCGCCTTTTGGGGGTTATCCAGATCCTCAATTCCAAAGACAAGCACGGCAATACCATACCTTTCTCCGTGAGCGACGAATTCGTCATCAGCCACTTTGCGGCCAATGCTACCACCGCCCTGGAACGGGCCAATATGACACGGGCCATGATCCTCAGGATGATACGCATGGCCGAGCTTAGGGACCCCAAGGAAACAGGCACCCATGTCAGCCGCGTTGCAGGCTACGCCGTGGAGATTTACGATCGCTGGGCTTTCCACCGGGGCGTCAGCGTGACAGAACGCGAAAGATTCCGCGACACTTTTAAGATTGCTTCCATGCTCCACGATGTGGGAAAGGTTGCAATCTCGGATGTCATTTTGAAGAAACCAGGCCGCTTCACCCCTGAAGAATACCTTGTCATGCAGCACCACACGATTTACGGGGCCGGCCTTTTTGACGACCCCCTCTCCGCTATGGATAACATAGCCTGCGATATAGCCCTGACCCACCATGAAAATTGGGATGGCACAGGCTATCCCGGCTGGGTCGATCCCAATTCGGGCAAGATCCTCAAAACAGGCCCCGATGGCAAAGCCCTGGGCCGCAAGGGCGAAGAGATCCCCCTCACAGGCCGCATAGTTGCCATTGCCGATGTCTTTGACGCCCTTTGCTCCAGGCGGGTCTACAAGGAGCCCTGGTCAGAGGAGCAGGTCCTTACAGAGCTCCGCAACCTGGCAGGCACCAAATTCGATCCCGAACTCATGGATATTTTCTTTGAAATACTTCCAAGCATCAAGCAGATCCAGAGCCTGTACCCCGAGACGAAAGAGTAA